From the genome of Myxococcales bacterium:
CATGATCGGGGTCGATGCGGGTCGCGACCCGCGAACCGGACTGCCCGAAATAAGCCTCTACGGAGATACGTTCGCCTCGCTCGTTCCGTCCCAGACCTCGCTCTGTGATTTGGACGTTCTGCTGATCGACCTTCAGGACGTGGGGAGCCGCTATTACACCTTCATCTGGACGATGGCGCTCGCCATGAAGGCGGCCGCCGAGGCGAAGGTGATGGTGGTGGTGCTCGATAGACCGAACCCGCTCGGCGGCGAGGCCATCGAGGGGGGAGACGTGGCCATCGAGTCCTTCGTGGGCCTGGGGTCGATCCCGGTGCGGCACGGGCTGACTCCTGGGGAAGTGGCCCGGCTGATCAAGGCGGGCCTGCCTTGGGGAGCTTCCCGCTTCGGGCTCCCCCTGGACCTGGAACTGGAAGTGGTACCGCTTCGGGGCTGGCGGCGCACCATGGCCTTCGAGGAGACGGGCCTGCCCTGGGTTTTGCCTTCCCCAAACATGCCCACCGTGGACACGGCCTTCGTGTATCCGGGCCTGTGTTTGCTCGAAGGAACGAACCTTTCAGAGGGCCGTGGGTGCACCCGCCCGTTCGAGATCTTTGGAGCGCCTTTCGTCGACGGTCATGCACTGGCCGAGGCCCTTGCGGGCGATGGTCTGCCGGGCGTTCGGTTTCGTCCGCTCACGTTTCGGCCCACGTTCCATAAGCACGCCGGGCTGCCTTGCGGGGGGGTTCAGGTCCACGTGAGCGACCGGGCTGCCTTTCGGCCTTATCTGACCGGCGTGGCCATTCTACGGCAGCTGCGCCGACTCTGCGGTGAGGCCTTCTCGTGGCGGACCGAGCCCTACGAATTCGTGGCGGACCACCCGGCCATCGATCTGCTCACGGGAAGCGCCGCGGTGAGGGAAGGGGTAGATGCCGGGGCCTCGCTCGGCGATTTGGAGCAAACCTGGCGGGCGGCCGAGGCGGCCTTCCCCGAGCGACGTGCGCCCCACCTGCTATACCCGTAGCAGGAGCCATGCACGTCGCCCTATTCGGGGGCAGCTTCAACCCTCCCCACGTTGGCCACCAGTTGGCGGCGCTGTACGTCCTCGAGACTGCGCCTGTCGATGGTTTGTGGCTCGTGCCCTGTTTTCAGCACGCGTTCGACAAGGCCCTCGAGCGCTTCGAGTACAGGGTGAAGATGTGCGAGCGCATGGCGGCGGCGCTCGGGCCGCGGGTGCGGGTAGAGACGATCGAGGGGCAGCGGGGGGGGGTGAGCCGCACGCTGGATACGGTCAAGGCGTTGCGTGTGGCCTATCCCGGGGTGCGGTTCTCGCTGATGATCGGGGCTGACTTGCGGCACGAGCGCTCGACCTGGTACGGAGCCGACGAACTCGCGACGTTGGTAAACTTCATCGTGGTGGGGCGCGCCGGCGCAGACCCGGACGCTGCGGTTCAGATGCCCGCCGTGAGCTCGACGGAGGTCCGGGAGCGCCTCGCACAGGGCAAGCCCGTCGACGCGCAGGTGCCGCGTGCCGTGCTCGACGTGATTCGTGCCCACACGCTTTACGGGTTTCGGGAGGCGCGATGAGCGACACCGCGGAACTCGACCCTGCGAGTCCCACCCCCTTGGTCACGTTGGTGGGTGCAGGTCCCGTGGGCGCGGGCCTTGCGGGCAAGCTGGTCCGCTCGGGGGTGCCCGTGGCGGCTCTTTACGGGCGAACCGAACGCCAAGCGATGGAGGCCGCGATCTCGGCAGGCGTGCTGGGTCTTTGCGAGGATGTCTCGGAGCTCGTTCGGGGGGCCGACGTGGTGATCGTGGCGGTCTCAGACTCCCGCATCGGCGAGGTCGCAGAGGCCTATGCTCGAAAAGGCGTGATCGGGAGCAACCAGGTGGTGCTTCATACGTCGGGGGCGTGGGCCGCCGAAGAGCTTCTCGCAGGGCTCCGCGGAAAGGTGAAGGGCCTGGGAACGCTTCACCCCCTGGCCTCGCTCTCCCAACGCGCTCAGGCTCATGCGCGTTTGCATCAGGCATCCTTTGCGGTCGAAGGGGACGACGTGGCCCTGCCGGTGGCGAGGCGATTGGTGCATCGCATGGGGGGAACGCCCATGGCGCTTGCGCCCGGAAAAATGCCGCTTTATCACGCCGGGGCAGCCATTGGCTCGAACCTGGTGGTGGCTCTCGTGGACCTGGCTCGCAGGGTGCTCACGGCGGCCGGAGTGGACCCGTCTCACGTGGTGCCCGCCCTGGTCCCCTTGCTGCGCAGCACAGCCGACAACCTCGCGCGCCAGGGACTTCCTCAGGCCCTGACCGGGCCCGTAGCCCGGGGTGACGTGGGCACGGTCGAACGACATTTGCACGCACTCGAGACCGCTCTTCCCGACGTGGCGGCGCTTTACCGGCGCCTGGGGCAGGAGGTGCTTCAGGTGGCCGAAGCGCGGATGCCCGAGCTCGAGGGCAAGGTTCGTGAGACTCTGCGGGGGCTCTTTCGCCCCGATGGCACGCCAGCCGACGCAGCCGCCCCGGGCGATGGACCGCAGAAGGAAGGATCGGGGCGCCCCGCAGCTGCTTCCCGGAGGAAAGGCAACGGAAGGGCGTGAGCGCAGCCTCGGGACTTCCCGGGGATCGGACGAGGTTTCGTGGCCCGTCAACGCTTGGAGGCTCTGGGGGGACGGTAGTTGAGGACCACCAGCTCGGCGACGGGACCCCGGCGGTCAGCCCGCGTGTTGATGGCTCGTCGCGCGGGGACTTGGTGTACGTCGAAGGCGCGGTAGAGACGCCGGACGAACGGGGTATCGCTGTTGGAGAGCATCACGTGGCAGCCGCGTGCGCCCAGCGCTCCGTACACCTCGGCCAGGGCCTCCTGATCTTCGCGCGAAAAGCTGTGAGCGGTGTAGCTCGTGAACGAGGCCGATCCCGAGACGGGATCGTAGGGCGGGTCGAAGTAAATGAAGTCGCCCGCCCGGGCCACTTTCAAGACGTGGGCAAACTCGCGCGTTTCTAGCTTCACACCGCGCAGGCAGGCACGCACGGCTTCCAGGTTGCGGGTGTCATAGACGCCAGGGCGTACGTAGCGGCCCATCGGCACGTTGAACTCGTTGCGGCTGTTGACCCGGTAAAGGCCGTTGTAGCAGGTCTTGTTCAGGTAAATGAAGCGGGCGGCGCGGGCTGCCTCGGAGAGCGTTTCGGGCCGCTGGGCACGGACCTCGTAGTAGTGATCCTCGTTGTGAAGGCTCTTGTGCCGTGCCAGCAGCTCGAGCACCGCGGGCAAGTCGTTTTGAAGGGACTTGTACGTGGTGATGAGCTCATCGTTCCGATCGAAGAGCCAGCAGCGCTTGGGGCGCAAGACATGCTTGACGTGGAAGAATACCGCGCCGCCACCCACGAAAGGCTCGATGAAGCGCTCCACTTGGCCTGCAGGGGGATAAAAGGTCGCGAAGCGCGTCAGGAGCTGCGACTTGCCCCCGGCCCACTTCAAAAAGGGGGAAGCAGGGTGGTTCGGCTCTTCGCCCTCACTGCGGCGGCTGCGGCCTGCGTAGGGGGCAGGGGCCTCCTGGGCCCGCTGAGGTCGTGTGGCAGCCACGGTCAGTCTTCGCCCGGGGCGGGCGCGCCGGTTGTGCCGAGGGCTGCCGTGAGAGCGTTGGTGAGACGCTTCATCACGAAGCTCTTTTCGGGCATGACGTCGGTGTCGACCCCGCGATCCGCAAGCGCTTCGGCCACCACGGGGCCCACGCTGGCGACGAGGCTTTTCGACAAGCCCTCGACCAGCGCCTCGCGCAGTTGCCGCGCTTCGGCTACCTGGAAGAGACGGTCGACCTGGGAGGCGCTGGTGAACGCGATCGCGTCGATTCGCCCCGCCTGGAGGCCGTCGATGAGCGCGGCCACCCGGGTCTCGTCGGAGGCAGGCGCGTAAATGTACGGAGCGACCGGCGTTGCGAAAGCGCCCGCTTCCGCCAGGAAGGTCATGAGGGGCAGATTCGGCTCGGTGCCGTAGAGCTGAACGCCCACCCGTCGACCGCGGAGGTCAAGTGGCCTCAGCGTCTCGATGACGCCGGCCGTGGTGGGCACGGCCGCAGGCAGGTCCGTGCTGAGCTTCAGCTCGTGAAGGGCCCGGGCCGGCTTGGGACCGCGGGTGATGCGACGGACGCGGGCGAGCGCCTCGGTGACGGCTTCGACGCGGCCCGCTCGGGTGGCTCGGCTCACCAAGCGCCGAAGGCCCTCGCCTGTAAGAAAAATGACGTCGTCAAACCCCCCTGCGACGAGGGTGTCCAGCCAGGCGTCGACCGGTGCGGGATCCGGGGCGTCGAGAATCGAGACCAGTGGGCAGCGCAACGTCTCGGCGCCATCGGCCTCGAGCAGCGCGGCCAATCGGTCGAGCTCGCGGGTTTCGGGGAGGGCGACCAGCCGGCCGGCCAGGGGGTGTTCGTTCTGCATGAGCCTTCGCGGGGGGATTTTCCAGGCCACTTGCAGGGAAGGCAAGCTCCCTGGCGGCGATCTTTTCGGGATCAAGGCCGCGGCTGTTGCTGGCTGAGGCAGTGCAAAGTACCGAAGCCCCAGACCAGATCTACGGCGTGCACTCCCACCACTTCGCGACCGGGGAACAGCTCGGCCAAGAGGCCAAGGGCCTGGCGGTCACGCGGATCGTTGAACGTGGGCACCAACACCACCTGGTTCCCGATGTAGAAGTTCGCATAGCTCGCGGGCACGCGATAGCCCTTGAAAAACAGGGGGCTCGGCATGGGCAGAGGCACCACGTTCAGGCGACGGCCATCGGCCAGGCGTGCGCTCTGCAAACGCTCCCAGTTCTCGGAGAGAGGCCTGTAGTTCGGGTCGTGGGCGTTCGTCTCTTGGCACAGCACGACCGTGCCCTCATCGACGAAGCGGCACAGATCGTCGACGTGGCCGTGCGTGTCGTCCCCGGCTATGCCGTGCCCGAGCCAGATGGTGTGAGGGGCTCCGAGAGCCCGGGCGAAGAGGGTCTCGTAGTCGATGCGGGTCCAGCCTGCGTTTCGCACCTGCACCTTGGGGTCGAGCAGGCACTCCTCGGTGGTGAGAATCGTCCCCTTGCCGTTGACGTCGATGGCGCCCCCTTCGAGCACCACGGGCCGGCCGGCCGCCTCCACGGGAAGCAAGGGCACATCCAGCGCCTTGGCGGCTTTGGCGGCGACCTTTGTGTCCTTTTGCCAGTCAGGGTACTTGGCCCAAGCGTTGAACTTGAATCCTGCGATGGCCACGCTGGCCCGGCGCCCCTTCTTTTGGCGCACGAAGATGGGGCCAAAGTCTCGGGCCCACACCCGGTTCGTGGGAAAGCGACGAAAGTCCAGCTGCGAACGGTCGACGTGTGCAGCGTCCAGGACCCGCCGCGCTTTGGCTTCGTGGGCGGCGTCGTTGACCAGAAGATTGACCCGTTCGCCGGGGGTGAGGAGCCGCACGATTTCGGCCCACACCCAGGGGATGGCCCCGAATTTTCCGGGCCAGTCGCGCGTGTTGTGGGGAAAGGCCAGCCAGGTGGCCTCGTGAGGTTCCCATTCGGCGGGCATGACGCCGAGATCACTCCCCGCGGGGACGGGGGCGGATTCGGCCAGGCGGGCAGGGCGCTTGCGGGGGGGCATGGGCGTTCGAGGGGCGTGAATCAACGGGGGGGCTGGTCGAGGAAGCGGCGGGTGATGTCACCGTAGGCGTCGATGCGGCGATCCCGCAGGAAAGGCCAACCGCGCCGCACCTCCTCGATGCGTGCAGGGTCGATCTCGACGAGCAGCGTCTCTTCACGATCGGTCGACGCCTCGGCCAGGATCTGGCCTTGTGGGTCACACACGAAGCTCGTCCCCCAAAACTCGAGGCCGGCCTGACCGGGCGGGCCCGGTTCGTGGCCCACGCGGTTGACAGCTGCGACGTAGACGCCGTTGGCCACGGCGTGGCCGCGCTGGACGAGCTGCCACGCTTGTCGTTGCTGCACGCCGTACTCCGCCTTCTCGAGGGGATGCCAGCCAATCGCGGTGGGGTAAAAGAGCACCGACGCTCCCTGAAGGGCAGTGAGGCGTGCCCCTTCCGGGTACCACTGGTCCCAGCAGATGAGGGTGCCGATGCGGCCTGCCTGCGTGTCGAAGGCGCGGAAGCCGAGGTCACCGGGGGTGAAGTAGAACTTTTCGTAGAAGGCGGGGTCGTCGGGGATGTGCATTTTGCGATACACGCCCACCGTTTGGCCGTCGGCGTCGATGACCACGAGGCTGTTGTGGTAAAGGCCGAGAGCCCGCTTCTCGAACAACGGCACCACGAGGGCCACTTTGTGGCTCCGTGCCACCTCGGAAAAACGCGTGGTGGAGGGGCCCGGAATCGTCTCTGCCAGGTCGAACAGCTCCGCATCTTCTTTTTGGCAGAAGTAGGGGCTGCGGTAGAGCTCGGGAAGGCAGACGACCTGGGCGCCCGCCCGCGCCGCCTCGGCGACCTTTTCGGCGGCCTTATCTTCGTTCTCGGACGGTTTGTCCGACATCGCCATCTGCAGCAAACCCACCGTGAACTTGCGTGGAACCGACATGCGCTTCCTGTTAGCAGAAACGAGGGGCGGGGGGAACGGCTCGGGCTCGCCATTTCGGCAACGCTTGCTCCGGGCTCCTTCCCGGCTCGGGTGGGGCCCAGGCTCGACTGGCCGTCAGGACGACTTGAGCGACTTGGCCAGCTGAACTTGCCCCGGGGGCAAAAGCTTGAGCGCCTCCTTGAAGGTCTTGCTCTTGAACGCTTCTTGTTCCTTCTCCGCGGCTTTGTCGGTGGTGGTGTTCATGCCCAGTCTTTGGAAGGTGACGGCCGCGTGCGCTGCAATCTCCTCTTGAAGGGAGGCGAACTGGGACTCGAAAACGTTTTTGGACATCTGGATCCTCACCACCGGCGTGTCTTGGTGAAGGCCGACGAACGCGAAGGTTTTAAGGTCGGGGGCCCGCCGGAACATGGACGTGGTGAACTCGATCCAATAGGTCATGGCCTTGTTGAACGAAAGGGTTGGCGCGTAGCTGTCCTTGCCGTCTTCGAGGAAGGGAAACTCGACCACGGCGGAGCGGGACGCTTCGTCGAGCGTTAGCTTCGGTTGGTGTGCGAAGCCCTCGTCGACGCGAACCGCTGGTTTCGGGGTCTCCACGTGGCAGGTGTCTTGGGGGTCCTCGACCGGTGCCCGGTTCAAGCTGGCGTCGAACGCGCGTTCGACCGCTTGGGGGAAGGTCAAGGGTACGGCATTGTCGCAGGTGGGCCCTTGGCGGCCCCGCGGGCGCTCGACGATGGCCAGGGGCTTGACGTTCGCTTTGGCGTCGGCTTCGGAGGCGAACACTTCGGCGCGAAACTCCACGGGCTCGAACGCACCCCGGGTCATTGCCCAGGCATACAATGTGTGTAGGACCGGGTAGACCTGTTGGCGGTCCGCGGGCTGGTTGAGCGCCGCTTTGAGGCTGACGACCTGGCCGTCCGACGGCCCGCTGACCTCGTCCGCGACGATCTTGAACGAGGGAACGCCGCCGGGGATCTTCGGCTGGTCGCAGCAGGTCTTGGGCTCGCTTTGTCGAGAGGCAGGGCAGGCTGCGGCGCCGAGCGCGCAGGCCAGGGTCAAGGCCGACAGGGGGGGCACGCTGAACGGAATGCGGCGCATGGAGGTCTCCAGGGGCAGACGAGGATCCCATGACCGTACCACCGGGTGTAGGGAGCCTCCAAGCGCGAAAAAACCGAGCTCAACTGGCAGCCAAGGGCGTGTCCAGGGCGCGGTGGGGGCCTCGTTTCCCGTGCGCGGTGAATCACCGACCTCCGTGTCCACGCCGTTTCGGTGGTGGGTCATGGGGTGTATAGTCCGTGGGAACGATGGACGCTGACGTCACGACTGCCCTGGCCGCCCTGAAGACCAATCCCGACAGCGCCGAGGCGCTGTCCAAACTTCAGAAAACGGCTGACGAACTGGGTGAGGCCAAGACTTGGGAAGAGGCCGCCAATCTGTACGAGACGGCCTTGAAGACGGCTCGCCGCGGGACGGGCGAGCAGACCTTGCTCGTGGCTCTGGGCAACGTGTACTGGAAGCGGCTATCCAAGATGGAAGAAGCCGAAGGGATCTTTCGTCGCGCCCGCAAAGCCG
Proteins encoded in this window:
- a CDS encoding carbon-nitrogen hydrolase, coding for MSVPRKFTVGLLQMAMSDKPSENEDKAAEKVAEAARAGAQVVCLPELYRSPYFCQKEDAELFDLAETIPGPSTTRFSEVARSHKVALVVPLFEKRALGLYHNSLVVIDADGQTVGVYRKMHIPDDPAFYEKFYFTPGDLGFRAFDTQAGRIGTLICWDQWYPEGARLTALQGASVLFYPTAIGWHPLEKAEYGVQQRQAWQLVQRGHAVANGVYVAAVNRVGHEPGPPGQAGLEFWGTSFVCDPQGQILAEASTDREETLLVEIDPARIEEVRRGWPFLRDRRIDAYGDITRRFLDQPPR
- a CDS encoding DUF1343 domain-containing protein, coding for MLVASGLDVLCEDRLALCRGRRVGLLCHPASVAGDLTHALDRLIQLGIRPVRLFGPEHGIRGEAQDMIGVDAGRDPRTGLPEISLYGDTFASLVPSQTSLCDLDVLLIDLQDVGSRYYTFIWTMALAMKAAAEAKVMVVVLDRPNPLGGEAIEGGDVAIESFVGLGSIPVRHGLTPGEVARLIKAGLPWGASRFGLPLDLELEVVPLRGWRRTMAFEETGLPWVLPSPNMPTVDTAFVYPGLCLLEGTNLSEGRGCTRPFEIFGAPFVDGHALAEALAGDGLPGVRFRPLTFRPTFHKHAGLPCGGVQVHVSDRAAFRPYLTGVAILRQLRRLCGEAFSWRTEPYEFVADHPAIDLLTGSAAVREGVDAGASLGDLEQTWRAAEAAFPERRAPHLLYP
- a CDS encoding DNA adenine methylase, whose product is MAATRPQRAQEAPAPYAGRSRRSEGEEPNHPASPFLKWAGGKSQLLTRFATFYPPAGQVERFIEPFVGGGAVFFHVKHVLRPKRCWLFDRNDELITTYKSLQNDLPAVLELLARHKSLHNEDHYYEVRAQRPETLSEAARAARFIYLNKTCYNGLYRVNSRNEFNVPMGRYVRPGVYDTRNLEAVRACLRGVKLETREFAHVLKVARAGDFIYFDPPYDPVSGSASFTSYTAHSFSREDQEALAEVYGALGARGCHVMLSNSDTPFVRRLYRAFDVHQVPARRAINTRADRRGPVAELVVLNYRPPRASKR
- a CDS encoding agmatine deiminase family protein, producing MPPRKRPARLAESAPVPAGSDLGVMPAEWEPHEATWLAFPHNTRDWPGKFGAIPWVWAEIVRLLTPGERVNLLVNDAAHEAKARRVLDAAHVDRSQLDFRRFPTNRVWARDFGPIFVRQKKGRRASVAIAGFKFNAWAKYPDWQKDTKVAAKAAKALDVPLLPVEAAGRPVVLEGGAIDVNGKGTILTTEECLLDPKVQVRNAGWTRIDYETLFARALGAPHTIWLGHGIAGDDTHGHVDDLCRFVDEGTVVLCQETNAHDPNYRPLSENWERLQSARLADGRRLNVVPLPMPSPLFFKGYRVPASYANFYIGNQVVLVPTFNDPRDRQALGLLAELFPGREVVGVHAVDLVWGFGTLHCLSQQQPRP
- a CDS encoding uroporphyrinogen-III synthase translates to MQNEHPLAGRLVALPETRELDRLAALLEADGAETLRCPLVSILDAPDPAPVDAWLDTLVAGGFDDVIFLTGEGLRRLVSRATRAGRVEAVTEALARVRRITRGPKPARALHELKLSTDLPAAVPTTAGVIETLRPLDLRGRRVGVQLYGTEPNLPLMTFLAEAGAFATPVAPYIYAPASDETRVAALIDGLQAGRIDAIAFTSASQVDRLFQVAEARQLREALVEGLSKSLVASVGPVVAEALADRGVDTDVMPEKSFVMKRLTNALTAALGTTGAPAPGED
- the nadD gene encoding nicotinate (nicotinamide) nucleotide adenylyltransferase, with product MHVALFGGSFNPPHVGHQLAALYVLETAPVDGLWLVPCFQHAFDKALERFEYRVKMCERMAAALGPRVRVETIEGQRGGVSRTLDTVKALRVAYPGVRFSLMIGADLRHERSTWYGADELATLVNFIVVGRAGADPDAAVQMPAVSSTEVRERLAQGKPVDAQVPRAVLDVIRAHTLYGFREAR
- a CDS encoding DUF2520 domain-containing protein — its product is MSDTAELDPASPTPLVTLVGAGPVGAGLAGKLVRSGVPVAALYGRTERQAMEAAISAGVLGLCEDVSELVRGADVVIVAVSDSRIGEVAEAYARKGVIGSNQVVLHTSGAWAAEELLAGLRGKVKGLGTLHPLASLSQRAQAHARLHQASFAVEGDDVALPVARRLVHRMGGTPMALAPGKMPLYHAGAAIGSNLVVALVDLARRVLTAAGVDPSHVVPALVPLLRSTADNLARQGLPQALTGPVARGDVGTVERHLHALETALPDVAALYRRLGQEVLQVAEARMPELEGKVRETLRGLFRPDGTPADAAAPGDGPQKEGSGRPAAASRRKGNGRA